The Streptomyces luteogriseus genome includes a window with the following:
- a CDS encoding DUF6336 family protein has protein sequence MHEARDHRLSRHGSVPEAPGAHVREVNEYRRQCCRPVRGDLLGDRCRLWWASAGDIRRVRDWRTITGQSASVTIVGPVFLRCGLFLLVLGAAAAGLCQLVDAAPYDSWWYS, from the coding sequence ATGCACGAGGCGCGGGACCATCGCCTCAGCCGGCATGGGTCCGTGCCGGAGGCTCCGGGCGCTCATGTACGTGAGGTCAATGAGTACCGACGTCAGTGCTGTCGCCCTGTTCGGGGCGATCTTCTTGGTGACCGGTGCCGGCTTTGGTGGGCCAGCGCGGGAGACATCCGACGCGTGCGGGACTGGCGCACCATCACGGGACAGTCCGCCTCGGTCACCATTGTGGGTCCGGTGTTCCTGCGCTGCGGGCTGTTTCTCCTGGTCCTCGGAGCTGCCGCTGCCGGACTCTGCCAACTCGTGGACGCCGCGCCCTACGACAGCTGGTGGTACAGCTAG
- a CDS encoding sigma-70 family RNA polymerase sigma factor, with amino-acid sequence MDRTANDRFDTSRFEASRNRLASLAYRLLGSAADAEDAVQDAFLHWQAADRQRIKVPEAWLTKIVTNLCLDRLRSAQARRERTVGAWLPEPLLDGDPMLGPADTFEQRESVSLAVLTLVERLSPLERAVYVLREAFSHNHAEIAEILDITESASQQHLHRARHRITAARRGGGEVDPASARRIVEEFLAAATSGRTERLVALLTDDATAISDGAGLTEKLLRYDTPQRIAAIARAGFTSTPAKQRLAGGISAVHYALVNGAPAILFVPDGKVVGAVTFDITGGKIATVRGIAAPARLVRLTEAWRQHGPDTPLITQW; translated from the coding sequence GTGGACAGAACCGCCAATGATCGCTTCGACACCAGCCGGTTCGAGGCCAGCCGGAACCGGCTGGCCTCGCTGGCGTACCGGCTGCTGGGATCCGCCGCCGATGCGGAAGACGCCGTGCAGGATGCGTTCTTGCACTGGCAGGCTGCCGACCGACAGCGGATCAAGGTGCCGGAAGCATGGCTGACCAAGATCGTCACCAACCTGTGCCTCGATCGACTCCGCTCGGCGCAGGCCCGCCGCGAACGCACCGTCGGTGCCTGGCTGCCCGAACCGCTCCTCGACGGCGACCCGATGCTTGGCCCGGCCGACACATTCGAGCAGCGTGAATCGGTCTCCCTGGCCGTGCTGACCCTCGTGGAGCGTCTGTCACCGCTGGAGCGGGCCGTCTACGTCCTGCGCGAAGCGTTCTCCCACAACCACGCCGAGATCGCCGAGATCCTCGACATCACCGAATCCGCAAGCCAGCAGCACCTCCACCGGGCCCGGCACCGCATCACCGCCGCGCGCCGCGGCGGCGGCGAAGTCGACCCGGCATCCGCCCGCAGGATCGTCGAGGAATTCCTCGCAGCTGCGACCTCGGGCCGCACCGAACGCCTGGTGGCGCTGCTCACCGACGACGCGACCGCGATCTCCGACGGTGCCGGCCTGACCGAGAAGCTGCTGCGGTACGACACTCCGCAGCGCATCGCCGCCATCGCACGGGCCGGCTTCACATCCACACCCGCAAAACAGCGACTTGCCGGCGGAATTTCTGCTGTCCACTACGCGCTCGTCAACGGCGCCCCCGCCATCCTTTTCGTGCCCGACGGCAAGGTTGTCGGCGCCGTGACGTTCGACATCACAGGCGGCAAGATCGCAACCGTGCGCGGCATCGCCGCCCCAGCCCGCCTCGTCCGTCTCACCGAAGCCTGGCGTCAGCACGGACCGGACACACCGCTCATCACCCAGTGGTGA
- a CDS encoding alpha/beta hydrolase family protein produces MTASTPHQPASLTRRAALTGLAAGAGALAVGSTARTAAAAPTAPSAAPDPTPGAMQLFADPGFNFAGLLALGAAGMRASEVGEVLTAVNAINAAGLSEQTYTDTFRSWGDQLSAPPAVGRDGRGTPSQTRRFRSLRAAQYYAQALFYVLGTDQPGDEEAVYEAGRRAWDTFARLGTPAAVTARVPWGRTRLPLWFFRPDGPAERRPTVILTNGSDGQNVDMWTYGVSAALDRGWNALVYDGPGQGQLLFVEEIPFTTRWETVVAPIVDWLLRREDVDGRRIALTGLSMGGNLAPRAAAFEHRLAACVAMPGCLSPWLGFDEALRDIVTPDKEETNRVWNEDVVPELTPQEAFTVKKRFEIFDRKALRQARQGKVLTDLWTPAQVAMGLDITGIVGRIKAPTLVLDYDFEQFYPGQPREMYDLLRTRRDYVKLTKATGAQLHCSPMAPQQHCDVVFDWLADVLRR; encoded by the coding sequence ATGACCGCAAGCACACCGCACCAGCCTGCTTCCCTCACCCGCCGCGCGGCCCTGACCGGGCTCGCCGCGGGGGCGGGCGCGCTCGCCGTCGGGAGCACCGCTCGTACCGCGGCCGCCGCGCCCACTGCGCCTTCGGCGGCGCCCGATCCGACGCCGGGAGCGATGCAGCTCTTCGCCGATCCCGGCTTCAACTTCGCCGGGTTGCTCGCGTTGGGAGCCGCAGGCATGCGCGCCTCCGAGGTCGGCGAGGTGCTGACCGCGGTCAATGCCATCAACGCGGCGGGGCTCTCCGAACAGACCTACACCGACACCTTCCGGTCCTGGGGCGACCAGCTCTCCGCTCCCCCGGCCGTGGGCCGGGACGGCCGCGGGACGCCGTCGCAGACCCGCCGTTTCCGCTCGCTGCGCGCGGCCCAGTACTACGCCCAGGCGCTGTTCTACGTCCTGGGCACCGACCAGCCCGGTGACGAGGAGGCGGTCTACGAGGCGGGACGCAGGGCCTGGGACACCTTCGCCCGGCTCGGCACGCCCGCCGCTGTCACAGCCCGGGTTCCGTGGGGCAGGACCCGGCTGCCGCTGTGGTTCTTCCGCCCGGACGGCCCCGCCGAGCGGCGCCCCACCGTCATCCTCACCAACGGCAGTGACGGGCAGAACGTGGACATGTGGACCTACGGCGTGTCCGCAGCCCTCGACCGCGGCTGGAACGCCCTCGTCTACGACGGCCCCGGACAGGGGCAGTTGCTGTTCGTCGAGGAGATCCCTTTCACCACCCGCTGGGAGACGGTGGTCGCCCCGATCGTCGACTGGCTGCTGCGGCGCGAGGACGTGGACGGCCGACGGATCGCCCTCACCGGCCTCAGCATGGGCGGCAACCTCGCCCCGCGCGCCGCCGCCTTCGAGCACCGGCTCGCCGCCTGTGTGGCGATGCCCGGATGCCTCAGCCCCTGGCTCGGATTCGACGAGGCACTGCGTGACATCGTCACACCCGACAAGGAGGAGACCAACCGGGTCTGGAACGAGGACGTCGTCCCGGAGCTGACCCCGCAGGAGGCCTTCACGGTCAAGAAGCGCTTCGAGATCTTCGATCGGAAGGCACTGCGCCAGGCGCGCCAGGGCAAGGTCCTCACCGACCTCTGGACACCGGCGCAGGTGGCCATGGGCCTCGACATCACCGGGATCGTCGGCAGGATCAAGGCCCCGACGCTCGTACTGGACTACGACTTCGAGCAGTTCTACCCGGGCCAGCCGCGGGAGATGTACGACCTGCTGCGCACGCGGCGCGACTACGTGAAACTGACGAAGGCCACCGGGGCACAGTTGCACTGCTCCCCGATGGCCCCTCAGCAGCACTGCGACGTCGTTTTCGACTGGCTCGCCGACGTGCTCCGGCGCTGA
- a CDS encoding NAD(P)/FAD-dependent oxidoreductase, giving the protein MKHRIVVLGAGYAGAYAAGTLARRLSPAGTEITVVNAEPDFVQRLRLHQLAVGQEIEAPRLADVFAGTGIRLRLARVTAVDPERQVVSVADADGGGELGYDTLLYALGSRVADHGVPGVAEHASHVTSRPAALRLRERLDSLGKRGEGGKVLVVGDGLTGIETATEIAESRPSLSVSLVARGELGAPLSAGARSHLRQACDRLGITVLEHTSVEAVEAARVLCADGTVLASDATVWTAGFAVDAIAAAGGLEVTDNGRIVVDRTMRSVSHPNVYAVGDSAYAIGDNGRPLPMSCASAGYTGMQATAAIVGRLTGHKIPNAKLDYHGNHISLGRRDGILQMVDGEAQAKPKYVGGRKAARIKAGILRMSLWTTSHPTFGLPKRKRHLVAVPEVSAKKAVA; this is encoded by the coding sequence ATGAAGCACCGCATCGTCGTTCTCGGCGCCGGCTATGCCGGGGCCTACGCGGCCGGCACCCTGGCCCGTCGGCTGTCCCCGGCAGGCACCGAGATCACTGTGGTCAACGCTGAGCCGGATTTTGTCCAGCGGCTGCGGCTGCACCAGCTCGCGGTCGGCCAGGAGATCGAGGCTCCGCGGCTCGCCGACGTCTTCGCGGGCACGGGTATACGGCTGCGCCTGGCCCGTGTCACCGCCGTCGACCCCGAGCGACAGGTCGTCTCCGTGGCTGACGCCGACGGCGGCGGCGAGCTCGGCTACGACACCCTCCTCTACGCGCTCGGCAGCCGCGTCGCCGACCACGGCGTCCCCGGCGTAGCCGAGCATGCCTCCCATGTCACCAGTCGTCCGGCGGCGCTGCGTCTGCGCGAGCGCCTGGACAGCCTGGGCAAGCGGGGCGAAGGCGGGAAGGTGCTGGTCGTCGGCGACGGGCTGACCGGCATCGAGACCGCCACCGAGATCGCCGAATCCCGGCCCAGCCTGTCGGTGTCGCTGGTTGCTCGCGGCGAACTGGGTGCCCCGCTCTCCGCCGGAGCCCGCAGCCATCTGCGCCAGGCCTGTGACCGGCTGGGCATCACCGTCCTGGAGCACACCAGCGTCGAGGCCGTCGAAGCGGCGCGGGTGCTGTGCGCCGACGGCACCGTCCTGGCATCCGACGCGACCGTGTGGACGGCCGGGTTCGCGGTCGACGCCATCGCCGCCGCAGGCGGGCTGGAGGTCACCGACAACGGTCGGATCGTCGTCGATCGCACCATGCGGTCGGTCTCGCACCCGAACGTCTACGCCGTGGGCGACAGCGCCTACGCCATCGGCGACAACGGCCGGCCGCTGCCGATGTCCTGCGCGTCGGCCGGCTACACCGGCATGCAGGCCACGGCCGCGATCGTGGGACGCTTGACCGGGCACAAAATCCCTAACGCCAAGCTGGACTACCACGGCAACCACATCAGCCTCGGGCGGCGGGACGGGATCCTGCAGATGGTCGACGGCGAAGCACAGGCGAAGCCGAAGTACGTGGGCGGCAGGAAGGCCGCGCGGATCAAGGCGGGCATCCTGAGGATGTCGCTGTGGACCACCTCGCACCCGACTTTCGGCCTACCCAAGCGCAAGCGCCACCTGGTCGCCGTACCGGAGGTGTCCGCAAAGAAGGCGGTCGCGTAG